The following are from one region of the Methanolacinia paynteri genome:
- a CDS encoding helicase-related protein, with the protein MTVTERKKIIERLSEDLVGPYKEDEKLESRPSDVYISGILWPKDTRIGPEEDDQLGLASAGFDNEESAGTGEEEEIAVSSINRPSSAGLSFAVASNKEIPKIAAKVFFATYSYQNVQTDEEEDNSDGNKAEKRKKSKIEWIRHQHKIDILHIEVPDGGNNIIEIEDPDLLPRIQLHIRSVHWKEKHWLVTATLINKSEPPQGTGRNDRELFSLFQVRLEIRPESGTSLVARPSRRAVTGNSDDDEDLSTALLYRNALEYATGHTSSAEWESGSDPGTASMVATTWIPHAFLPSFSSEGHNIFSSLRSSETPGPLSAEWLSDASDAELGQALDEIPNAYARWIALQEEKINILSPPFGEQAKRNIARCRQSLQRMHQGAELIGSNPAVAEAFRLANRAMELQYQWNTENPGEILTWRPFQMGFILLAVSSVADRSHPDRNVMDLLWFPTGGGKTEAYLGLIAFLAFYRRLSSPSNPDEGAGVAALMRYTLRLLTTQQFIRASSMILACDAIRRGQAGKVSGTDKLGDTPFSIGLWVGGEATPNKFRIARDSLEGTPGLATPKQLKICPACKSALKWTFDDSTEKIEVRCPDTECILHNGGNPLPVYTVDDDIYRSQPTLLIGTIDKFAQILRRKEVSHLFSLKEGRKPDLIIQDELHLISGPLGTLAGLYETAIDQLFTQNGIRPKIIGSTATIRRARDQVNALFNRETCQFPPAAIDADDSGFAIVDKDAPGRVYLGVTTAGRSAKYSLQAVSASLLQSVEGGLEDPYRDYYWTLVSYFNSLRELGGAVVLMRDDVNDTISMIAARRHERQREPEDQEELTSMRTQEEVREMLELLERKADSGEAIDVVLATNMLSVGVDIKRLGLMLVNGQPKGISEYIQATSRVGRGTVPGLIVALLNNAKARDRSHYESFGTWHNTLYRDVEATSVTPFASRARDRALHAVLVALLRYNAPGMLDQPIISEDDLRTADDMISYITERARKVDPEESAIGYELQDYLDTWQIRQPRAYWDSRKPSQSLLQDAEKAATLKALGYHIGNAWPTMNNMRSVEPSTPFRLKEKLKDFSRDGD; encoded by the coding sequence ATGACGGTAACAGAGCGAAAAAAAATAATTGAAAGATTATCTGAGGATCTTGTTGGTCCGTACAAAGAAGATGAAAAACTGGAATCCAGACCCTCAGATGTATATATATCCGGGATTCTCTGGCCAAAGGATACACGCATAGGTCCGGAGGAAGATGATCAACTTGGTCTGGCATCGGCCGGTTTTGACAACGAGGAATCTGCCGGAACAGGTGAGGAAGAAGAGATCGCAGTATCATCCATAAACCGGCCAAGTAGTGCAGGATTGTCGTTTGCTGTTGCATCAAATAAGGAAATACCTAAAATAGCTGCAAAAGTCTTTTTTGCCACCTATTCATATCAGAATGTCCAAACAGATGAAGAAGAGGATAATTCAGATGGGAATAAAGCAGAAAAAAGGAAAAAATCAAAAATCGAATGGATCCGTCACCAACATAAAATTGACATTCTTCATATCGAAGTTCCGGACGGCGGAAACAATATCATTGAAATTGAAGATCCCGATTTACTACCTAGAATTCAGCTCCATATCCGATCAGTCCACTGGAAAGAAAAACACTGGCTTGTCACAGCGACACTAATAAACAAGAGCGAACCCCCACAGGGAACTGGCAGAAACGATCGGGAGTTATTTTCTTTATTTCAGGTTCGTCTTGAAATACGTCCGGAATCAGGCACATCACTTGTAGCCCGGCCATCCCGACGGGCGGTAACCGGAAACTCCGATGATGATGAAGACCTCTCCACAGCACTTCTTTATCGTAATGCACTAGAATATGCCACTGGCCACACATCTTCTGCAGAATGGGAGTCAGGATCGGATCCCGGAACCGCATCGATGGTTGCTACTACATGGATTCCCCACGCCTTTTTACCCTCCTTCAGTTCAGAAGGTCATAATATATTTAGTTCACTCAGGTCCTCGGAAACACCCGGGCCGTTATCTGCAGAATGGCTTTCTGATGCCTCTGACGCTGAACTAGGGCAGGCACTGGATGAAATACCAAATGCTTATGCCAGATGGATTGCTCTTCAGGAAGAGAAAATAAATATACTCTCTCCTCCCTTTGGTGAACAGGCAAAACGGAACATTGCACGCTGTCGGCAATCACTGCAAAGAATGCATCAGGGAGCTGAACTTATTGGTAGCAATCCCGCTGTCGCTGAAGCATTCAGACTTGCAAACAGAGCTATGGAATTACAGTATCAATGGAATACTGAAAATCCCGGCGAAATCCTGACATGGCGACCGTTTCAGATGGGATTTATTCTTCTTGCCGTCAGTTCTGTTGCAGATCGTTCCCATCCGGATCGCAACGTAATGGATCTGCTCTGGTTCCCTACTGGCGGAGGGAAAACAGAGGCCTATTTGGGACTGATTGCATTTCTTGCATTTTACAGAAGATTGTCTTCTCCCTCAAATCCTGATGAAGGTGCAGGGGTTGCGGCGTTAATGAGATATACGCTCCGGCTACTCACAACCCAACAATTTATCCGTGCATCTTCGATGATTCTTGCATGTGATGCAATTCGCCGTGGGCAAGCAGGCAAAGTGTCTGGCACTGATAAATTAGGTGATACGCCTTTTTCGATTGGGCTTTGGGTTGGTGGAGAGGCTACACCCAACAAATTCAGGATTGCAAGGGATTCTCTAGAAGGAACACCGGGTCTCGCAACTCCAAAACAGTTAAAAATATGCCCTGCATGTAAATCAGCACTTAAATGGACCTTTGATGACTCCACTGAAAAAATTGAAGTAAGATGTCCTGATACAGAATGTATCCTTCATAATGGCGGAAATCCGTTGCCGGTATATACGGTTGATGATGACATTTACAGGAGCCAGCCAACACTCCTGATAGGTACTATCGATAAGTTTGCACAAATACTTCGTCGGAAGGAAGTGAGCCATCTTTTTTCGCTGAAAGAAGGAAGAAAACCTGATCTGATCATTCAGGATGAACTACATCTGATTTCGGGGCCTCTTGGTACCTTGGCTGGCCTTTATGAAACTGCCATTGATCAGTTGTTCACGCAGAATGGAATCCGGCCGAAAATTATCGGATCAACAGCAACTATTCGCAGAGCTCGTGATCAGGTCAATGCTCTGTTCAACCGTGAAACCTGTCAATTCCCTCCTGCAGCTATTGATGCTGACGATTCGGGTTTTGCTATTGTGGATAAAGATGCACCGGGACGTGTCTATCTGGGTGTAACAACCGCAGGAAGATCAGCAAAATACAGTCTGCAGGCTGTCAGTGCATCCCTGTTACAGTCTGTTGAAGGAGGCCTCGAAGATCCGTACAGGGATTATTACTGGACTCTTGTATCATATTTCAACTCACTCAGGGAATTAGGCGGTGCAGTTGTCCTGATGCGGGATGACGTAAATGATACCATTTCCATGATTGCCGCACGGAGACATGAGCGTCAGCGGGAACCAGAAGATCAGGAAGAACTGACCTCCATGCGCACACAGGAAGAAGTTCGTGAAATGCTTGAACTTCTGGAAAGAAAAGCGGACAGCGGGGAAGCGATCGATGTTGTTCTGGCAACAAATATGCTGAGTGTTGGTGTTGATATTAAAAGGTTGGGTTTGATGCTTGTGAATGGTCAGCCAAAGGGCATATCCGAATATATTCAGGCAACAAGCCGTGTCGGTCGTGGCACGGTTCCGGGACTGATCGTCGCACTATTAAACAACGCAAAGGCCCGTGACCGGTCACATTATGAATCCTTTGGGACGTGGCATAACACTCTCTACCGTGATGTGGAGGCAACCAGTGTTACTCCGTTTGCGTCCCGTGCACGTGATCGGGCACTACATGCAGTCTTAGTCGCACTTCTGCGTTACAATGCACCGGGAATGTTGGATCAGCCAATAATCAGTGAGGATGACCTCAGAACTGCTGATGATATGATTTCATATATTACTGAACGTGCCCGAAAGGTTGATCCGGAAGAATCTGCGATTGGTTATGAACTTCAGGATTATCTTGACACTTGGCAGATCCGCCAGCCCAGAGCTTACTGGGATTCACGTAAGCCAAGCCAGTCATTATTGCAGGATGCCGAAAAAGCTGCAACACTGAAGGCCCTTGGTTATCATATCGGTAACGCTTGGCCAACAATGAACAATATGCGAAGTGTAGAACCTTCAACGCCATTTCGGCTAAAGGAAAAGCTGAAGGATTTTTCTAGGGATGGTGATTAG
- the drmB gene encoding DUF1998 domain-containing protein, producing the protein MVNNDLGKLRRSMVVMTHAPGAIVDFRADGAPVSGVVAGLEEWDRNFPPYGLTNPQKISEPRLEKRLGVGGFRLPPVVDEGYRDESGRPDGRRLVAVRFPKWLQCPECERIAPFWKWNNDPGRAYRYCPNCSSGRKKVFVIPVRFIMACESGHIQDFPWHRWVGHKDSCSWNKNHHRGFLKLHYERPGLAGLYVSCPECGASRSMDGIFNPDTMMGVTNCYGKRPWLSGPDQNCTKQPITLQRGASNLYFPVLESALSIPPWTDRLQSALGIYWSSIVGTEDPSERALYIRILARKDLKQVLGEFHMTPEELADQIEERLSRYSEDTDPDIRQEEYRQLTSGTNTSREDDREFEMRNINIPNSLSSYFSHIVRVVRLREVRALRGFTRINPPGGSDDQVISPIFSEDLHWLPAIEVRGEGIFLEFEKKALLKWEKNRDNIERADKVNNPWLQEWRKRYGAESNPPAKITPRYLLVHTFAHALMRQLTLDCGYSSASLRERLYISEGKTGMAGVLIYTATSDSDGTLGGLQRQGTPGRIEDAVRSAIQSMEWCSSDPLCIHNQELSDASENHFNLAACHACCLAPETSCETYNRFLDRATLIGIPEKLGTGYFTQLLKR; encoded by the coding sequence ATGGTAAACAATGATCTGGGTAAGCTGCGAAGAAGTATGGTTGTGATGACGCATGCCCCGGGAGCGATTGTCGATTTTCGTGCAGATGGTGCTCCGGTTTCAGGTGTTGTTGCAGGACTTGAAGAATGGGATCGTAATTTCCCTCCTTATGGTCTTACGAATCCACAGAAGATATCAGAACCGCGTCTTGAAAAAAGACTTGGAGTCGGGGGATTTCGCCTGCCACCTGTCGTCGATGAAGGTTATCGTGATGAAAGCGGTAGACCGGACGGGCGCCGCCTTGTTGCAGTTCGGTTTCCCAAATGGCTTCAGTGTCCGGAATGTGAACGAATCGCTCCTTTCTGGAAATGGAATAATGATCCCGGCAGGGCATATCGATACTGTCCAAACTGCTCATCCGGACGAAAAAAGGTATTCGTGATACCTGTGCGTTTTATTATGGCCTGTGAAAGCGGACACATTCAGGATTTTCCTTGGCACAGGTGGGTTGGGCACAAGGACAGTTGCAGCTGGAATAAGAATCATCATCGTGGATTCCTCAAACTGCATTATGAACGACCCGGTCTGGCAGGATTGTATGTTAGTTGTCCGGAATGTGGTGCATCACGTTCAATGGACGGTATCTTTAATCCAGATACTATGATGGGAGTAACAAATTGTTATGGGAAAAGACCGTGGCTGAGTGGACCTGATCAGAACTGCACCAAACAGCCAATTACTCTTCAGAGAGGTGCATCAAACCTTTATTTCCCTGTTCTTGAATCTGCACTGAGTATTCCTCCCTGGACAGACCGGTTACAGTCAGCACTTGGAATATATTGGAGCTCTATTGTTGGAACAGAAGACCCTTCTGAACGTGCTTTATATATTCGGATTCTTGCACGTAAGGATTTAAAACAGGTTCTGGGAGAGTTTCATATGACACCTGAAGAGCTTGCAGACCAGATCGAAGAACGGTTATCAAGATACTCTGAGGATACTGATCCTGATATCAGACAGGAGGAATACCGTCAGTTAACATCCGGGACAAATACAAGTCGTGAGGATGACCGTGAATTCGAAATGCGGAATATTAATATTCCGAATTCTCTATCCTCATATTTCAGCCATATAGTTCGAGTAGTGAGGCTTCGGGAAGTCCGTGCATTAAGGGGCTTCACACGAATTAATCCACCTGGGGGATCTGATGATCAGGTAATCTCTCCTATATTCAGCGAAGACCTCCACTGGCTGCCGGCAATTGAAGTTAGGGGAGAAGGAATATTTCTGGAGTTTGAAAAAAAAGCTCTGCTAAAATGGGAAAAAAACAGGGATAATATTGAGCGTGCGGATAAGGTGAATAATCCGTGGTTGCAGGAATGGAGAAAACGTTATGGTGCGGAAAGTAACCCCCCTGCTAAAATTACACCCCGATATTTGCTGGTTCATACCTTTGCTCATGCCCTGATGCGTCAGCTGACGCTTGACTGCGGATATTCTAGCGCCTCCCTGCGGGAGCGGTTATATATCAGTGAGGGAAAGACTGGTATGGCCGGAGTTCTGATCTATACTGCAACATCTGATTCGGACGGAACCCTTGGGGGACTGCAGCGTCAGGGAACTCCCGGGAGGATCGAGGATGCTGTACGGTCTGCGATTCAAAGTATGGAGTGGTGTTCATCGGATCCGCTGTGTATTCATAATCAGGAATTATCCGATGCGTCGGAAAACCATTTTAATCTCGCAGCTTGTCATGCCTGCTGTCTGGCACCTGAGACCTCATGTGAAACATATAACCGTTTCCTAGATCGGGCAACACTAATAGGAATACCTGAGAAACTTGGGACCGGTTATTTTACCCAGTTACTGAAAAGGTAA
- a CDS encoding nuclease-related domain-containing DEAD/DEAH box helicase: MVVMWPKRLPNHITHNSLRAAECKVFRRLEEVLEDPFVVFYSRPWLGERPNGEEIDGECDFIVAHPDLGFLALEVKGGGILYNAALDKWTSKDRYNITHFIKNPVGQARTSKHQIIKKLNESREWSPRWIRARHGIIFPDCAATEENLAADIPRDMVCYLEDIEGDFRSWIVKRMGSEVPLSSREYPLGEDGILALEKLLAYPFHLHVPLRKLLDEDDQKIRILTQQQYHLLSAIEAIPKAAIAGGAGTGKTILAMEEAKRCADSGLRVLLTCYNNPLAQHMKVQLEQEKNIHVATFHKLCHHTADLAGIRIPAGANSERLFKEIYPAILIKAMEILPDIRYDVIIVDEGQDFIKNWWQALDMALDPSGKKLMRVFYDCNQEVYGSTDYLSSEFEMVPIHLRENMRNSRPVHQLAMKYYNGYPVESIGPEGIEPEWHVCDSFSDIRQKLYSDINRLISGEKVMPGNIAVLISSEKILDRLVNRGKIGSISCNLCSDPSDDKIILDTIRRFKGLESQIVYLIITGDIVMDKELIYVALSRARSRLVLLGDKASLERIRNYRKHNPE; the protein is encoded by the coding sequence ATGGTTGTAATGTGGCCTAAGAGGCTTCCAAATCATATAACCCATAACAGCCTAAGAGCTGCCGAGTGTAAAGTGTTCCGTCGTCTCGAAGAGGTACTTGAAGATCCGTTCGTTGTTTTTTATTCACGCCCTTGGCTGGGGGAAAGACCCAATGGGGAAGAAATTGACGGTGAATGTGATTTTATCGTTGCTCATCCGGATCTTGGTTTTCTTGCCTTGGAAGTAAAAGGAGGTGGGATATTATACAATGCTGCTCTTGATAAATGGACCAGTAAAGATCGTTATAATATCACTCATTTTATCAAGAATCCTGTAGGACAGGCAAGAACTTCAAAACACCAGATTATTAAAAAACTGAATGAATCAAGAGAATGGAGTCCCAGATGGATCAGAGCACGTCACGGGATAATTTTTCCGGATTGTGCAGCAACCGAAGAAAATCTAGCAGCGGATATTCCAAGGGATATGGTCTGTTATCTGGAGGATATTGAAGGAGATTTTCGTTCATGGATTGTAAAACGTATGGGTTCAGAGGTTCCTCTGAGTTCCCGTGAATATCCCCTCGGAGAAGACGGAATTCTGGCACTTGAAAAACTTCTGGCATATCCTTTTCATCTCCATGTTCCCCTGAGAAAACTTCTTGATGAAGATGATCAAAAAATCAGAATTCTTACTCAGCAACAATACCATCTTCTTTCTGCAATTGAAGCAATTCCTAAAGCAGCAATAGCAGGAGGGGCAGGGACCGGAAAAACGATCCTTGCAATGGAGGAAGCAAAACGGTGTGCTGATTCAGGCTTGAGGGTTTTACTTACCTGTTATAACAATCCACTTGCACAGCACATGAAAGTACAGCTTGAGCAGGAAAAAAATATACATGTTGCAACATTTCATAAGTTGTGTCACCATACAGCAGACCTTGCGGGTATCAGAATTCCTGCAGGCGCAAATAGTGAAAGATTATTTAAGGAAATATATCCGGCAATCTTAATCAAAGCAATGGAAATACTTCCTGACATCAGATATGATGTCATTATTGTTGACGAAGGTCAGGATTTCATTAAAAATTGGTGGCAAGCTTTGGATATGGCACTTGATCCATCAGGTAAAAAGCTGATGAGAGTGTTTTATGACTGCAATCAGGAAGTATATGGAAGTACCGATTATCTCTCATCTGAATTTGAGATGGTTCCAATCCATCTTCGGGAAAATATGCGAAATTCTCGTCCTGTTCATCAGCTGGCCATGAAATATTATAATGGTTATCCGGTTGAAAGTATCGGACCAGAAGGTATTGAACCAGAATGGCATGTATGTGATTCATTCAGCGATATCCGGCAGAAATTATATTCTGACATAAACCGTCTGATTTCTGGAGAAAAGGTAATGCCCGGAAATATTGCAGTTCTGATCAGCTCAGAAAAAATACTTGATCGGTTAGTCAATAGAGGAAAAATAGGATCAATTTCCTGTAATCTCTGTTCAGACCCTTCAGATGACAAGATTATTCTTGATACCATACGTCGGTTCAAGGGACTGGAGAGTCAGATCGTATATCTGATTATTACTGGGGATATTGTAATGGATAAAGAATTAATCTATGTTGCCCTTTCCAGAGCCAGATCACGGCTGGTACTTCTCGGTGACAAAGCAAGTCTTGAAAGAATCAGAAATTATCGGAAACATAATCCTGAATAA
- a CDS encoding type II toxin-antitoxin system HicB family antitoxin codes for MQLQVIIRPGEDGWFVAEVPALPGCVSQGKTEDEALANIKEAIELYLEPDDDVLNIPGKARVVEVTV; via the coding sequence ATGCAGTTACAGGTCATCATAAGACCAGGGGAAGACGGCTGGTTTGTCGCAGAAGTTCCTGCTCTTCCGGGTTGCGTCTCACAGGGCAAAACAGAGGATGAAGCACTCGCAAATATAAAAGAAGCCATAGAACTTTACCTTGAGCCCGATGACGACGTGCTTAATATTCCCGGCAAGGCGAGAGTCGTCGAGGTCACGGTATGA
- a CDS encoding type II toxin-antitoxin system HicA family toxin: MTGLPVISGKDLIKILVKEGFVVNRQKGSHVRLAKMTDDGKITVTVPLHDELDRGTLISILKGAEITKEEFLDLI, from the coding sequence ATGACAGGTTTGCCTGTCATATCCGGAAAAGATCTAATTAAAATTCTGGTCAAAGAGGGTTTTGTCGTAAACCGCCAGAAAGGAAGCCATGTTCGTCTGGCTAAAATGACAGATGACGGAAAGATAACGGTGACGGTTCCTCTCCATGATGAACTGGACAGGGGAACGTTGATCTCAATTTTAAAAGGTGCTGAAATAACCAAAGAAGAATTTCTGGATCTGATCTGA
- a CDS encoding helix-turn-helix domain-containing protein: MNQIGERIKAARKGSGLSLRALGDKTGVSQTAISKYEKGEIIPDSGMLIKIGNATNTTLDYFFRQNTVELAEPCYRCRKSIGQKEKDVIHARTSDWLERYLEIEHLSNERIETDLPDKADRHADSPDDIESIAVKIRRHWNLGLDPIENLIDSFEMHGIKVGLIDADKKFDALTLMYERSPVIAIAKNIPGDQQRFNLAHELGHIILDLNPKIDKEAAANRFAGAFLIPKEMIKYELMEKRKSLDINELYRLKHKYGISMMALIHRASDLNIINRNVAVSYYRLFSKKGWNKNEPGKEFPSERPIHMELLILRAQAEEKISRSRAVELFGGPLTNILGEYREPEMING, encoded by the coding sequence ATGAATCAGATAGGCGAGAGAATAAAAGCGGCCCGGAAAGGTTCAGGGCTGAGCCTGAGAGCACTGGGCGATAAAACCGGCGTTTCACAGACTGCCATATCGAAATATGAAAAAGGTGAGATCATTCCCGATTCCGGTATGTTGATAAAGATTGGCAATGCTACCAACACCACTCTTGACTACTTTTTCAGGCAGAATACTGTCGAACTGGCGGAACCGTGCTACAGGTGCAGAAAGAGTATCGGCCAGAAAGAAAAAGATGTAATCCATGCAAGAACTTCCGACTGGCTCGAAAGATATCTTGAGATTGAACATCTCAGTAACGAGAGGATCGAAACCGATCTGCCAGATAAGGCAGACCGACATGCTGATTCACCGGATGACATCGAATCAATCGCAGTAAAAATTCGCAGGCACTGGAATCTCGGGCTGGATCCGATCGAAAACCTGATCGACAGTTTTGAGATGCACGGAATAAAAGTGGGTCTCATAGATGCCGATAAAAAATTCGATGCATTAACCTTAATGTACGAAAGAAGCCCGGTTATCGCAATCGCAAAAAATATTCCGGGCGACCAGCAGAGATTCAACCTGGCACATGAACTCGGACACATCATCCTTGATTTAAATCCCAAAATCGATAAAGAAGCAGCAGCGAACAGGTTTGCAGGTGCGTTCCTCATTCCCAAAGAGATGATAAAATATGAATTGATGGAGAAGAGAAAGTCTCTCGATATCAACGAACTCTACAGACTGAAGCACAAATACGGGATAAGCATGATGGCCCTGATTCACCGTGCATCCGATCTCAATATAATCAACCGGAATGTTGCAGTAAGTTACTACAGATTATTCTCAAAGAAAGGCTGGAATAAAAATGAACCGGGGAAAGAATTCCCCAGTGAAAGACCGATTCACATGGAACTTTTAATCCTCCGTGCCCAGGCAGAGGAAAAGATCAGCAGATCGCGAGCGGTCGAGCTTTTCGGGGGGCCGCTTACAAACATCCTCGGCGAATACCGGGAACCGGAGATGATTAATGGCTGA
- a CDS encoding tetratricopeptide repeat protein, with translation MKKMNILLTVILMVIPVLLSSGCTGHSDEDYQERLAEFAANVNASAEYYDHAVESDPENATAWCVRAMYYNGNFNQHDKALESVNRSLELEPEYALAWYVKGIILLNSGDKEGASVCFDNAVKYDPSYSGSIPDVEKFGSEGTDFIAVSYKEE, from the coding sequence ATGAAAAAGATGAACATATTACTGACCGTTATTCTTATGGTGATCCCGGTTCTCCTCTCCTCCGGGTGCACGGGGCATTCGGACGAGGACTACCAGGAGAGACTGGCAGAATTTGCCGCAAATGTGAATGCAAGTGCTGAATACTACGACCATGCGGTAGAATCAGATCCTGAAAACGCGACTGCATGGTGCGTCAGGGCGATGTATTACAACGGCAATTTCAACCAGCACGATAAAGCCCTCGAAAGCGTGAACCGTTCGCTGGAACTGGAACCTGAATATGCTCTTGCATGGTACGTTAAAGGCATCATCCTCTTAAATTCGGGCGACAAGGAAGGGGCATCGGTATGCTTCGATAATGCAGTAAAATATGATCCATCTTATTCCGGATCGATTCCGGATGTTGAAAAGTTCGGATCGGAGGGGACTGATTTTATTGCGGTCTCCTATAAAGAAGAATGA
- a CDS encoding class I SAM-dependent methyltransferase, translated as MNLKKIGQITQRPPLYEKGNCEMWNDEHISKILLETHLSQDSDLASRRKPAIEKTVGWIFDRLGKENAKILDLGCGPGLYCEMFAKAGHDITGVDLSKRSIDYAKKSAQEKDLDIEYINKNYLELDLSEKFDLVMMIFCDLDVLNPGERDVLLEKVYSVLKPGGMFVFDTMNDNTPTVMNPGEKSWEAAGSGGFWRAEPYLALTESFHYEDEKVILSQTIIYSEPEDYRIYRFWTHYYNSGDLKQILEGRGFSDVTCYENVLSIEDFYCAETVDFYTAIK; from the coding sequence ATGAATTTGAAAAAAATTGGACAAATTACACAGAGACCGCCGCTCTACGAGAAAGGAAACTGTGAGATGTGGAATGACGAACACATCTCGAAAATTCTCCTTGAGACGCACCTCAGCCAGGATTCGGATCTCGCAAGCCGGAGAAAACCGGCGATTGAAAAGACAGTCGGATGGATTTTTGACCGGCTTGGAAAGGAAAACGCCAAAATCCTCGATCTCGGGTGCGGCCCGGGACTCTACTGCGAGATGTTTGCAAAGGCCGGGCATGACATAACCGGCGTCGACCTCTCGAAAAGGTCCATAGATTATGCAAAGAAATCGGCACAGGAAAAGGATCTGGATATAGAATACATCAACAAGAACTATCTCGAACTTGATCTTTCTGAAAAGTTCGATCTCGTTATGATGATCTTCTGCGACTTAGATGTCCTTAATCCTGGCGAGAGGGATGTCCTCCTTGAGAAGGTGTATTCGGTATTGAAGCCCGGAGGAATGTTCGTCTTCGATACGATGAACGACAACACACCTACAGTAATGAACCCCGGTGAAAAAAGCTGGGAAGCTGCCGGTTCGGGTGGATTCTGGAGGGCCGAACCGTATCTTGCCCTTACGGAATCATTCCATTATGAGGACGAAAAGGTCATCCTAAGCCAGACGATCATATATTCGGAACCTGAGGACTATCGCATCTACCGGTTCTGGACGCATTATTATAATTCCGGCGATCTTAAACAGATTCTTGAGGGCAGGGGATTTTCGGATGTCACCTGTTATGAGAATGTTCTCTCCATAGAGGACTTTTACTGTGCGGAGACCGTTGATTTCTATACTGCAATAAAGTGA
- a CDS encoding Fe-only nitrogenase accessory AnfO family protein, whose translation MCPCEACEGKRTEVAVILGSEGTTGILSEPGTIIVYERGDDCSWQPIRETGFEMKGESLQEIRLKISGLMDFLGDCRVFVARAASGAVFFELQKAGFSIWEIEGRPAEFLDDVVEEEEAEEKAGKSTVFEIPAPLEISPKNYTISIKDVQGKIPGISSKKILQHFVRTGDFERLEVICDHVPPWIELDAVMSGLDCESEKTGPGEYLVVLTPKRAES comes from the coding sequence ATGTGTCCATGTGAAGCCTGCGAAGGGAAGAGAACTGAAGTTGCAGTAATCCTGGGTTCCGAAGGGACCACTGGAATACTCTCCGAGCCCGGAACGATCATAGTATACGAAAGAGGCGATGACTGCTCGTGGCAGCCCATCCGCGAGACCGGGTTCGAGATGAAAGGAGAATCCCTTCAGGAGATCAGGCTTAAGATCTCCGGCCTGATGGATTTCTTAGGGGATTGCCGTGTCTTTGTGGCGAGAGCCGCAAGCGGAGCGGTTTTCTTCGAACTCCAGAAGGCCGGTTTCTCAATCTGGGAGATCGAAGGACGGCCGGCTGAATTTCTCGATGACGTCGTCGAAGAGGAGGAAGCCGAAGAGAAAGCCGGAAAGTCAACCGTATTCGAGATCCCTGCACCCCTTGAAATATCTCCAAAGAACTATACCATCTCTATCAAAGATGTCCAGGGAAAGATCCCCGGAATCAGCAGTAAAAAAATACTCCAGCATTTCGTCAGGACAGGAGATTTCGAGCGGCTCGAGGTTATCTGCGACCACGTTCCCCCGTGGATCGAACTCGACGCCGTTATGAGCGGACTTGACTGCGAGTCCGAAAAGACGGGGCCGGGAGAGTACCTTGTCGTCCTGACCCCGAAGAGAGCCGAATCATAA
- a CDS encoding 2Fe-2S ferredoxin, translated as MQKPKYHIFVCSSSKPNGQQKGYCHSQAGVDILMRFVEEIDERDLGGEVFVNNTGCFGICDKGPIVVVYPDNVWYGSVTPDDVEEILDEHIEGGNVVTRLEI; from the coding sequence ATGCAGAAACCAAAATACCACATATTCGTATGTTCAAGTTCAAAGCCTAACGGCCAGCAGAAGGGATACTGCCATTCCCAGGCAGGAGTGGATATCCTGATGAGATTCGTTGAAGAGATAGATGAACGAGACCTCGGCGGAGAAGTGTTCGTCAACAATACCGGATGCTTCGGGATATGCGACAAGGGACCGATCGTTGTCGTATACCCGGACAATGTCTGGTACGGATCCGTCACGCCCGACGACGTGGAGGAGATCCTCGACGAGCACATCGAAGGTGGGAATGTCGTAACCCGCCTGGAGATCTGA